The following coding sequences lie in one Aspergillus puulaauensis MK2 DNA, chromosome 3, nearly complete sequence genomic window:
- a CDS encoding ferric reductase family protein (COG:P,Q;~EggNog:ENOG410PFX0;~InterPro:IPR017938,IPR017927,IPR013130,IPR013121, IPR039261,IPR013112;~PFAM:PF08022,PF01794,PF08030;~SECRETED:SignalP(1-16);~TransMembrane:7 (n4-11c16/17o40-60i126-145o157-177i198-216o236-254i266-285o291-314i);~go_function: GO:0016491 - oxidoreductase activity [Evidence IEA];~go_process: GO:0055114 - oxidation-reduction process [Evidence IEA]) — MASILLSMSLVGHSLAAELETRGHGEENPFYEALNDDLARYSLLALGCFAAFMYIWKMWFRLAGHMRRLASFSNERQRYFTPAHPTLAKIKEHIVYAPLFRNRHNREFQLSRAVNMGTLPSRFHSFIIVGIIAMNITLCFVTVPYKSEPDSVSSVILSRSGVMATVNLIPLVLLAGRNNPMITLLQVPYDTCNLIHRWLARIVVCEAIVHTLAWLIPKVQSYGWSTVAASFAGSDFIRSGLIATCAFLALFFHSPSALRHAFYETFLHLHIAFAILAFAFLWVHLDGRNAQNFLLATIVLWALERFARLVIIVYRNVGGRTTTAVVEALPGDAMRITLKLSRPWYFEPGQHLYLYMPSIGWWMSHPFSVGWSDVEDVMGDEKSLPVSHRDVHGPQKTTISLLVRRRTGFTDKLFQRAVSAVDCKVSLTALAEGPYGAIHSMDSYGSVLLFAGGVGITHLVPFTRHLVQGYADGTVAARRVTLVWIIQSPEHLEWIRPWMTSILAMNRRREVLRIMLFITRPRNTKEIQSPSSTVQMFPGRPNIDTLVGMEVENQIGAMGVLVCGNGSLSDDVRRTCRSRQDKTQIDFVEESFTW, encoded by the exons ATGGCTTCTATACTTCTTTCCATGTCCCTGGTTGGACACTCTTTAGCAGCAGAACTCGAAACGCGTGGTCATGGCGAGGAGAACCCGTTTTATGAGGCTCTCAACGATGACCTTGCTCGCTACTCATTACTAGCACTCGGCTGCTTCGCAGCATTCATGTACATTTGGAAGATGTGGTTTCGCCTCGCCGGCCACATGCGACGACTGGCTAGCTTCAGCAATGAGCGTCAACGCTATTTCACGCCTGCCCATCCGACCCTCGCGAAGATCAAGGAACATATCGTCTATGCGCCTCTCTTTCGGAACCGCCACAACCGGGAGTTCCAGCTGTCTCGCGCCGTCAACATGGGCACGCTGCCCAGCCGTTTCCATTcattcatcatcgtcggcatTATCGCGATGAATATTACACTCTGCTTCGTCACCGTGCCCTACAAGTCAGAACCCGATTCGGTGTCAAGCGTTATCCTTAGCCGAAGCGGTGTCATGGCGACTGTGAACTTGATTCCTCTCGTCCTCTTGGCAGGCAGAAACAACCCCATGATCACACTGCTTCAGGTGCCCTACGACACTTGCAATCTGATTCACCGCTGGCTCGCTAGGATCGTTGTTTGCGAGGCTATCGTCCATACCCTCGCCTGGCTTATCCCGAAAGTCCAATCTT ACGGCTGGAGCACAGTTGCGGCCTCGTTCGCAGGCAGTGACTTCATCCGAAGCGGCTTGATC GCCACCTGTGCCTTCCttgcgctcttcttccactcTCCCTCCGCACTTCGTCACGCGTTTTACGAAACGTTCCTTCACCTTCATATCGCCTTTGCCATTCTCGCATTTGCTTTTCTCTGGGTTCATTTGGACGGGCGAAATGCTCAAAACTTCCTTCTCGCGACCATTGTCCTCTGGGCATTGGAG AGATTCGCACGCCTTGTGATCATTGTGTACCGCAATGTTGGAGGGCGCACTACCACTGCGGTTGTGGAAGCTCTCCCCGGCGACGCTATGAGAATCACCCTCAAGCTGTCGCGCCCCTGGTACTTCGAGCCCGGCCAGCATCTGTACCTGTACATGCCATCAATCGGGTGGTGGATGTCCCACCCGTTCTCAGTCGGGTGGAGCGACGTGGAAGATGTAATGGGCGACGAGAAGAGCCTCCCTGTGAGCCACCGGGATGTCCATGGCCCCCAAAAGACGACGATCTCCCTGCTCGTTCGCCGCCGAACTGGTTTCACCgacaagctcttccagcgcGCCGTGAGCGCTGTCGACTGCAAAGTCTCTCTGACGGCTCTCGCCGAGGGCCCATATGGCGCCATCCATTCTATGGACTCGTACGGCTCAGTCCTTCTGTTCGCTGGAGGTGTTGGCATCACCCACTTGGTGCCATTTACCCGCCATCTCGTCCAAGGATACGCAGATGGAACAGTGGCAGCACGCCGCGTCACTCTGGTCTGGATCATTCAATCGCCGGAGCACTTGGAATGGATCCGACCCTGGATGACCAGCATCCTGGCAATGAACCGCCGACGGGAGGTTCTCCGAATTATGCTGTTCATTACGCGGCCGCGCAACACCAAGGAAATTCAAAGCCCTAGTTCCACCGTGCAGATGTTCCCTGGGCGGCCAAACATCGACACGCTCGTCGGCATGGAGGTCGAGAACCAAATCGGAGCAATGGGCGTGTTGGTCTGCGGTAACGGTAGTCTGAGCGACGATGTTCGCCGGACATGCCGGAGTCGACAAGACAAAACCCAGATCGAttttgtcgaggagagtTTCACGTGGTAA
- a CDS encoding glutathione S-transferase family protein (COG:O;~EggNog:ENOG410Q1CZ;~InterPro:IPR036249,IPR036282,IPR010987,IPR004045, IPR004046;~PFAM:PF13409,PF00043,PF14497,PF13410,PF13417, PF02798;~go_function: GO:0005515 - protein binding [Evidence IEA];~go_process: GO:0006749 - glutathione metabolic process [Evidence IEA]) has product MSGVKWAPALRLYKGCSSSFSFRSFYRHSQPFPIPPSTRFNRSFSASSIMSSPDITLYTTQTPNGIKISIALEELGLPYKVEKIDISKNVQKEPWFLEINPNGRIPALTDTFKDGKKIRLFESGSILTYLAEQYDKDHKISYPQGTREYYETVSWLYFQNAGVGPMQGQANHFSRYAPERIEYGVNRYVNETRRLYSVLDAHLAQSKSGFLVGDHITIADISHWGWVAAAGWAGIDIEEFPHLKAWEEKLAAREGVEKGRHVPSPHTIKDLLKDKKKADEEAAKSRAWVQDGMKKDAK; this is encoded by the exons ATGAGCGGGGTCAAGTGGGCGCCGGCTTTGAGGTTATATAAAGGCTGTTCGTCTAGCTTCAGCTTCCGCAGTTTTTACCGTCATTCCCAACCATTCCCAATACCCCCATCGACTCGATTCAATCGATCCTTTTCTGCATCTTCCATCATGTCTAGCCCTGACATTACCTTGTACACGACTCAAACTCCCAATGGAATCAAGATCTCCATTGCTTTGGAGGAGCTTGG ACTCCCCTACAAAGTCGAGAAGATTGACATCAGCAAAAACGTCCAGAAGGAGCC CTGGTTCCTCGAAATAAACCCCAACGGCCGCATCCCCGCGCTCACAGACACATTCAAGGACGGCAAGAAGATCCGCCTCTTCGAATCCGGCAGCATCCTCACCTACCTCGCCGAGCAATACGACAAGGACCACAAGATCTCATACCCACAGGGCACCCGCGAGTACTACGAAACAGTCAGCTGGTTATACTTCCAAAATGCCGGCGTCGGCCCAATGCAGGGGCAGGCGAACCACTTCTCGCGGTATGCGCCCGAGCGCATCGAGTACGGCGTGAACCGGTACGTGAACGAGACAAGGCGACTGTACAGTGTTCTTGATGCGCATCTAGCGCAGTCAAAGTCCGGGTTCCTGGTGGGTGATCATATTACGATTGCGGATATCTCGCACTGGGGatgggttgctgctgcggggtGGGCGGGGATTGATATTGAGGAGTTTCCGCATTTGAAGGCTTGGGAAGAGAAGTTGGCGGCTAGAGAGGGGGTTGAGAAGGGGAGACATGTGCCTAGTCCGCACACGATTAAGGATTTGCTgaaggataagaagaaggctgacgaggaggctgcgaAGTCCAGGGCTTGGGTACAggatgggatgaagaaggacGCTAAATAG
- the CLU1 gene encoding translation initiation factor 3 subunit CLU1 (BUSCO:EOG09261OXV;~COG:S;~EggNog:ENOG410PG8Z;~InterPro:IPR028275,IPR019734,IPR027523,IPR011990, IPR025697,IPR033646;~PFAM:PF13374,PF13236,PF12807,PF13424,PF15044;~go_function: GO:0005515 - protein binding [Evidence IEA];~go_process: GO:0048312 - intracellular distribution of mitochondria [Evidence IEA]), translating into MAQTNGEREHLKESPEQVANGDNQEVSQEEDGAGGLFQISVKLPHEPYKIQVMVSSQEQVQDVRQSIVELPGTFQYTCFHLEFNGNRINDFVELSEVPDLQADSEIVLVEDPYTEKDARMHVVRLRELLGAAGDRIDNLQGVSAGLSLHDSIAAEIGGENTEKEHSLTKYEISGTSSLKTILPRAEAPAPKTIKSISLSPWNPAPYHLRQKGHLLYLQVTTNEGEQFQITSHVSGFYVNKCSNTKFDPFPKTIPKKGSAHSLLNLISQLSPSFDSAFQALQESNNQKDLLTTFPFQNSIPSSPWLVSPPTSNVNAHQPDITRSQENYLISGVDNAETLRDWNEEFQTTKELPRETVQDRVFRERLTSKLFADYNEAAARGAVLVARGEVAPLNPTEAEDAQIFVYNNIFYSFGADGVGTFASEGGDEAARVAVGKDVLGIKAVNQLDINGLFTPGTIVVDYMGKRIVGQSIVPGIFKQREPGEHQIDYGGVEGKDVVATHPDFVSVFEKLSKALRIKKHTVWDKENERHDLEGSVETKGLLGTDGRKYVLDLYRVTPLDVEWQEEEGSDSYPHRMSVLRLELVESYWRHKMSQYVKAEVEGRRSAKAEETAEKKEKSDEAKEEGSESQDQERVDISGFTLALNPDVFSGQVPQTNEEKEQWAQDEKEVREACDFLRSKVMPELVQDLHDGDVGFPMDGQSLSQLLHKRGINIRYLGKLAKLAKEKGSRLDALFTLLVQEMVARAFKHIANQKLRNVPGPFAASCAAHLLNCLLGADVNAAPRAEIDSSLREIYPEGDFSFEKVTPASLRAEIEKQVTLRYHFTLESGWFNSLRHLQLLRDVAIKLGIQLGARDFAFTKAQAEGLRKALPATNGANGVGQDEGKKKKKKGGDSGSPARAPIQEKAIATFVPDDIVNIVPLVKDASPRSSLAEEALEAGRISLMQNQKQLGQELILESLSLHEQIYGILHPEVAKLYHQLSMLYYQTDEKDAAVELARKAVIVTERTLGVDSADTILSYLNLSLFEHASGNTKTALVYIKHAMDLWKIIFGANHPDSITTMNNAAVMLQHLKQYTDSRKWFEASLSVCESLFGKQSINTATILFQLAQALALDQDSKAAVGKMRDAYNIFLSQLGPEDRNTKEAETWLEQLTQNAVSIAKHAKDIQARRLRRINMNTRSLGTKVQPQVGQSTAEVAAPAEASNASMDSRSIDELLKFIEGGDTSSSRTKQKQRAAASNPKLRGSKKSSA; encoded by the exons ATGGCACAGACCAATGGAGAAAGAGAGCACTTAAAAG AGTCTCCCGAACAAGTCGCCAATGGAGACAACCAAGAGGTTtcccaggaggaggatggcgctGGCG GCCTTTTCCAGATTTCCGTCAAGCTTCCCCACGAACCTTACAAGATCCAGGTGATG GTCTCCAGCCAAGAACAGGTCCAGGATGTCCGTCAATCGATCGTCGAGTTGCCCGGCACCTTCCAATACACTTGCTTCCATCTTGAGTTCAACGGAAACCGTATCAACGACTTCGTCGAGCTGTCCGAGGTTCCGGATTTGCAGGCGGATTCGGAGATCGTCCTGGTTGAGGATCCCTACACCGAGAAGGATGCCCGTATGCACGTCGTTCGTCTAAGGGAGCTTCTCGGAGCTGCGGGTGATCGAATTGACAACCTCCAAGGTGTCAGTGCTGGATTGTCGCTCCACGACTCCATCGCGGCCGAAATTGGTGGAGAAAACACAGAAAAGGAGCACTCTCTGACCAAGTACGAGATCTCGGGCACTTCCTCCTTGAAGACTATCCTTCCCAGGGCGGAGGCTCCTGCTCCTAAAACCATCAAGTCAATCTCCCTTTCTCCGTGGAACCCCGCACCTTACCACCTCCGGCAGAAGGGCCACCTACTCTATCTCCAGGTGACGACCAACGAAGGGGAACAGTTCCAGATCACCTCCCACGTTTCTGGGTTCTACGTGAACAAGTGTTCCAACACCAAATTCGATCCTTTCCCCAAGACTATCCCTAAGAAGGGCAGCGCACATTCGCTGCTCAACCTGATCTCTCAGCTCTCTCCTTCCTTCGACTCTGCTTTCCAGGCCTTGCAGGAATCTAACAACCAGAAAGACCTCCTAACGACATTCCCTTTCCAAAACTCCATCCCCTCCAGCCCATGGCTTGTCTCGCCTCCGACGTCTAATGTGAACGCCCACCAGCCAGACATCACCCGTTCTCAGGAAAACTATCTCATTTCTGGTGTGGACAATGCCGAGACTTTGCGAGACTGGAACGAGGAGTTCCAGACCACCAAGGAACTGCCCCGCGAGACTGTGCAAGACCGTGTCTTCCGCGAGCGTCTGACCTCGAAGCTCTTTGCTGACTACAACGAGGCCGCTGCCCGCGGCGCCGTCCTAGTTGCCCGTGGAGAAGTCGCTCCTCTCAACCCCACAGAGGCCGAAGACGCTCAGATCTTTGTGTACAACAACATCTTCTACTCGTTCGGCGCTGATGGTGTTGGGACTTTTGCTTCCGAGGGTGGCGACGAAGCCGCGCGCGTTGCAGTCGGCAAGGATGTTCTTGGTATCAAGGCTGTTAACCAGCTTGACATCAATGGTCTGTTTACACCGGGAACTATTGTGGTTGACTACATGGGCAAGCGCATTGTCGGACAAAGTATCGTCCCCGGTATTTTCAAGCAGCGGGAACCCGGTGAGCACCAGATCGACTacggtggtgttgagggcaAGGATGTCGTCGCCACTCACCCCGACTTCGTCTCTGTTTTTGAAAAGCTGTCCAAGGCTCTCAGAATTAAGAAGCACACCGTCTGGGATAAGGAGAATGAGCGCCACGACCTCGAAGGTAGTGTGGAAACCAAGGGTCTTCTGGGAACTGACGGCCGTAAATACGTTCTTGACCTCTACCGCGTAACTCCACTTGATGTAGAAtggcaggaggaagagggcagCGATTCGTACCCTCACCGAATGTCTGTTCTTCGACTGGAGCTTGTTGAATCTTACTGGAGGCACAAGATGAGCCAGTACGTGAAGGCCGAAGTGGAGGGCCGCCGTAGCGCCAAGGCCGAGGAAActgctgagaagaaggaaaagtcTGATGAGGCAAAGGAGGAAGGTTCTGAGTCCCAGGACCAGGAGCGTGTTGATATCTCGGGATTCACCCTCGCGCTCAACCCTGACGTCTTCAGCGGCCAGGTTCCTCAGACCAAtgaagagaaggagcagTGGGCCCaagatgagaaggaggttcGTGAAGCCTGTGATTTCTTGCGGTCCAAGGTTATGCCAGAGCTGGTTCAAGATCTGCACGATGGTGACGTCGGCTTCCCAATGGATGGTCAGTCTCTTAGCCAGCTATTGCACAAGCGTGGTATCAATATCCGCTACCTGGGCAAGTTGGCCAAATtggccaaggagaagggctCCCGCCTTGATGCTCTTTTCACTCTGCTAGTACAGGAGATGGTCGCTCGTGCGTTCAAGCACATTGCCAACCAGAAGCTGCGGAACGTTCCTGGGCCTTTTGCTGCGTCATGCGCTGCCCACTTGTTGAATTGCCTTCTTGGAGCTGATGTCAATGCCGCACCTCGTGCTGAGATTGACTCATCTCTCCGCGAAATCTACCCCGAAGGCGACTTCTCTTTTGAGAAGGTCACACCTGCTTCTCTACGGGCAGAGATCGAGAAGCAGGTTACTCTCCGATACCACTTCACCTTGGAATCTGGGTGGTTCAACTCCCTAAGACACCTACAGCTTCTCCGCGATGTCGCTATTAAGCTTGGTATTCAGCTGGGTGCTCGCGATTTTGCTTTTaccaaggcccaggccgaAGGTCTCCGGAAAGCGTTGCCCGCCACCAACGGCGCCAATGGTGTTGGGCAGGATGAgggcaagaaaaagaagaagaagggcggcgACTCGGGCTCGCCCGCCCGTGCTCCTATCCAGGAGAAGGCAATCGCCACCTTTGTACCCGACGATATTGTCAACATTGTCCCATTGGTCAAGGACGCCTCTCCCCGAAGCTCACTTGCTGAGGAGGCCCTGGAAGCTGGACGCATCTCTCTCATGCAGAACCAGAAGCAGCTAGGCCAAGAACTCATCTTGGAGTCTTTGTCTCTGCACGAGCAGATCTACGGTATTCTCCACCCTGAGGTCGCGAAGCTGTATCACCAGCTGTCTATGCTCTACTACCAAAcggacgagaaggatgccgcTGTCGAGCTGGCTCGGAAGGCAGTCATTGTCACTGAGCGCACACTTGGTGTTGATTCTGCCGATACCATCCTGAGCTATCTCAACCTCAGTCTCTTCGAGCACGCTTCCGGCAATACCAAGACTGCCCTGGTGTACATCAAGCATGCCATGGACCTGTGGAAGATCATTTTCGGCGCCAACCACCCTGACTCAATTACTACTATGAACAATGCTGCGGTGATGCTTCAGCACTTGAAGCAGTACACTGACTCCAGGAAATGGTTCGAGGCGTCATTGTCGGTCTGCGAGTCTCTCTTTGGCAAGCAGTCCATCAACACCGCTACGATCTTGTTCCAGCTCGCTCAGGCCTTGGCCCTTGACCAGGACTCGAAGGCTGCGGTCGGCAAGATGCGCGATGCCTACAACATCTTCCTCAGTCAGCTCGGCCCCGAGGACCGCAACACCAAGGAGGCAGAGACCTGGCTCGAACAACTCACCCAGAACGCTGTCTCTATCGCCAAGCACGCCAAAGACATCCAAGCCCGCCGTCTGCGTCGTATCAACATGAACACACGGTCTCTAGGAACCAAGGTCCAACCCCAAGTTGGCCAATCAACAGCCGAGGTTGCGGCGCCCGCTGAAGCCTCTAATGCGTCCATGGATTCGCGAAGCATTGATGAACTGTTGAAGTTCATCGAGGGTGGTGACACCAGCTCTTCACGAacaaagcagaagcagcgtgCTGCTGCTAGCAACCCTAAGCTTCGTGGATCGAAGAAGTCCTCCGCTTAA
- a CDS encoding uncharacterized protein (COG:S;~EggNog:ENOG410PQW2), with product MEDIRPTAKWANRMLRPLTSIYHRLEKHNEIVTSVLVSKAREKEKASAAPDAEQRTRPSRKAGVTAGATSTTTTKRGCSYSDDEEPNDPAWVPGKPMDKRRIRHNYSTRGRGANGAGPRRRSRLLIRSPEAPKTLPGAIEIATPLITGKIRGALAESSPSLRMQLFQGYLADGVHNGPGEPAENRKPARTKNSSFRPYHGSWKEVLDQSGDPGLADIAHLLDRIFLKFLGNTRPSPPEGQEDGPQKGARSLLSMTVRRLPEFIAEEQRIQDESEEDGDVDMCDAYFTELEAAYASSGNGWLPLREAVRAQGIYLISGMIQQRWITSHAACRLLDECLSQQELDAFESLQTKLLASVDEYHYPSRLDPAQPSGHCDDPIQILGKYYLQHPARHTYVFEELTRLLTRGAMPPEWMVTMWWKKSVDKAIKLVSTEGRGYAAARRLIEAVILSSAGIFSKYDSKVLLKENLNEAPRTIRPRGTRTSTSLMSWLSNNQSSCPIPIQDALSNLVSSLLTALCGMCIARSQAPDVVESSAVLKTRDMVNHLAFTVQRAVGNGAVVREVEQQVFQSLRRGYVLLADCTLQCGRSVTPEIIYHSESVSRRNIESFFQTLAAREDVVRDLARLVSQVFHHSGHAQNRALMRTPREIRARVSQLAHLTGATGVIFLLGKVAVEVAMALAEGTLDPDDHTWAVEIQETVASSQQGDGFQQSPSSSQEHSSLYRWEDSIGEWVARTPAAKPRVATTNIATRPQVRRRGRPRIIACSTSSSSASSICSEKSISSVTSSAPSVSRKRPCTSQDSDPRPFKKTYNTRSAERGVGKESDWSNSPDGSPCQFPSGAGHVPVAARTRTAVKDELRQTSAGQEGATRSRRTGNTPVGPIPAIEVVIVNKNSRESEYEATPKDHTKPVKRPAHHPSIIPRASINYSDRRRSAPAPIIRRRTAATIPYSQDDDSDDELSFL from the coding sequence ATGGAAGATATCCGACCCACCGCGAAATGGGCAAATCGCATGTTGCGCCCTTTAACGTCTATCTACCATCGATTAGAAAAGCATAATGAGATTGTTACAAGTGTACTGGTTTCCAAGGcgcgggagaaggagaaggccagCGCTGCCCCGGATGCCGAACAACGGACGCGTCCCTCTAGAAAGGCGGGCGTCACCGCCGGCGCGAcatcaacgacgacgacaaagCGAGGATGCAGCTActcggacgacgaggaacCGAACGATCCGGCCTGGGTCCCTGGGAAACCGATGGATAAACGGAGGATACGGCATAATTACTCGACCCGGGGGCGGGGGGCTAATGGGGCAGGGCCGCGCAGACGCAGCCGATTGTTGATTCGGAGTCCGGAGGCGCCGAAAACACTTCCTGGAGCTATTGAAATCGCGACGCCCTTGATTACGGGCAAGATTCGCGGTGCGTTGGCGGAGTCTTCGCCGTCGCTGAGGATGCAGCTTTTTCAGGGCTATTTAGCGGACGGAGTGCATAACGGCCCAGGGGAACCTGCGGAGAATCGAAAACCAGCCCGAACGAAGAATAGCAGTTTTAGGCCGTATCACGGGTCCTGGAAGGAGGTTTTGGATCAATCTGGGGATCCGGGGCTTGCGGATATTGCCCATTTATTGGATCGCATCTTTTTGAAATTTTTGGGAAATACTCGACCTTCACCGCCAGAGGGTCAAGAGGATGGTCCCCAGAAAGGAGCTCGATCTTTGTTGTCAATGACTGTGCGGCGCCTTCCAGAGTTCATTGCCGAGGAGCAGCGGATACAGGATGAATcggaggaggacggtgaTGTGGATATGTGCGACGCATATTTTACGGAACTGGAGGCCGCTTATGCGTCAAGCGGTAACGGATGGCTACCACTTCGCGAGGCTGTACGTGCCCAAGGAATCTATTTGATCTCGGGTATGATACAGCAGCGGTGGATAACCTCACATGCGGCCTGTCGATTGTTAGATGAGTGTTTATCGCAACAGGAATTAGACGCTTTCGAGTCGCTACAGACAAAACTGCTGGCGAGCGTTGATGAGTACCATTACCCATCGAGGCTCGATCCTGCACAACCGTCTGGTCACTGCGACGATCCTATTCAAATACTAGGGAAATACTATCTACAGCATCCCGCACGGCACACATATGTGTTTGAGGAGCTGACTAGGCTCTTGACGCGGGGGGCTATGCCGCCAGAATGGATGGTAACTATGTGGTGGAAGAAGTCTGTGGATAAGGCGATAAAGCTGGTGTCAACGGAGGGTCGCGGGTACGCCGCAGCCAGGCGATTGATAGAGGCTGTGATCCTCTCATCCGCCGGTATCTTTTCAAAGTACGATTCAAAGGTGCTTCTGAAAGAAAACCTCAATGAGGCACCACGTACAATACGACCTCGAGGGACTCGGACATCCACATCCCTGATGTCATGGTTATCAAACAATCAGAGCTCGTGTCCCATCCCGATTCAAGACGCTCTCAGCAATCTCGTCTCCAGCCTCCTAACAGCCCTTTGTGGAATGTGCATTGCACGATCACAAGCGCCTGATGTGGTTGAAAGCTCTGCGGTGTTGAAGACGCGAGACATGGTCAACCATCTAGCGTTTACCGTTCAGCGGGCTGTTGGAAACGGCGCTGTAGTTCGCGAAGTGGAGCAGCAGGTTTTCCAATCTTTACGACGAGGATATGTGCTGCTGGCGGACTGCACGCTCCAGTGTGGCAGGAGCGTAACTCCCGAGATCATCTACCACTCTGAGTCAGTTTCAAGGCGAAACATTGAATCCTTCTTCCAGACGTTGGCAGCCCGAGAAGATGTCGTAAGGGACTTGGCAAGGCTTGTGTCTCAGGTGTTTCACCATTCAGGACACGCGCAGAATCGAGCCCTTATGCGCACCCCTCGAGAAATCCGAGCCAGGGTCTCACAGCTCGCTCACTTGACCGGCGCCACGGGAGTTATTTTCCTACTAGGCAAAGTTGCCGTCGAAGTCGCAATGGCACTTGCGGAGGGAACCCTAGACCCCGATGACCATACCTGGGCCGTTGAAATCCAAGAAACGGTCGCTTCTTCTCAACAGGGCGATGGCTTTCAACAGTCGCCCTCATCGAGCCAAGAACACTCGAGCTTATACCGGTGGGAAGATAGTATAGGCGAATGGGTGGCACGGACGCCAGCGGCAAAGCCACGGGTCGCCACGACCAATATCGCCACGAGACCGCAGgtgcgaagaagaggacggcCGCGGATTATTGCGTGCTCGACGAGTAGCTCTTCTGCAAGCTCGATATGCTCGGAAAAGAGCATTTCAAGTGTTACATCGTCAGCGCCATCTgtctcgaggaagaggcctTGTACGAGTCAAGATTCGGACCCCCGGCCGTTCAAGAAGACTTATAACACCCGATCTGCGGAGCGTGGGGTGGGTAAAGAGAGCGATTGGAGCAACAGTCCCGACGGTTCACCATGTCAGTTTCCATCTGGAGCAGGGCACGTTCCGGTAGCCGCCCGTACAAGAACGGCAGTCAAAGACGAGTTGCGACAGACGTCGGCGGGCCAGGAGGGTGCCACTCGCAGTCGCAGAACAGGAAACACTCCTGTGGGACCAATCCCAGCAATTGAAGTCGTCATTGTCAACAAGAATTCGCGGGAATCGGAGTACGAAGCAACACCTAAAGATCATACCAAGCCAGTTAAACGGCCCGCCCATCACCCCTCTATCATTCCAAGGGCGAGTATCAATTATTCTGACAGGCGGCGgtcagctccagctccaattATACGGAGAAGGACGGCGGCGACGATCCCCTATTCGCAGGATGATGacagtgatgatgagcttaGCTTTCTCTAA